Part of the Clostridium sporogenes genome, TTTTCCATTCACTTTCTGAAACAACTTTACCATTTTCTTTAACCCAATTCATAATATCGCTGCTTGAGTTTCCTCCCATACCACCTACCATTACATATCTAATTTCTCCATTATTAACTAATTTTTTAAATCCATCTAAAGTAATTACTTTATCTGTTCCAAAGAAACCTCCAAGTGCCATTACTGATTCTCCAGTATTGATAATTATATCTGAAGCATAACCATTAGTAGATGAAGTAACAAGAAGATATTTTTCATTTGTTTTATGGCTTTTTAAAAATTCTATCAACTTTGTGTTTCCACTATTAGAATTATCCATATTAAAACCATCCTTTTGCTTATTAGTGATTAATGATAATCCAGCAGATGGGAAGGTACCAGATACTGGATAAAAAATTGTAGTAGCAGAGCAAACTAAAGGAGTTATTAAAAGGCCCATTAAAGCAATAGTAACCAGTGATTTCTTAAATTTTATATTTTTAAACTTTAATATATCTTTTTTATTTTTTCTTAAATTAACAATAGCTAGTATAATGGAAGATACAATACATAAAACTGCTACTATTGTAGTTAAAATTTTAGCCGTATTTGATATATTATAATAATAAGATAATATTAATATCTGAGTTAATCCATCTGCAATAAGTGCCACTGGTAAAATCCAAGATTTCCATCCTTCCTCATTATATAACTCCCACATTGACACAATTCCAATTCCTGCCAAAGCTGCAATTGGTGGAGCAAGCATAGTTAAATAATAAGGATGAAATAACCCTTTTGTAAAACTGAAGTATATAAATTCAGGTAATAACCACATACTCCATAGTACTAATGACAACTTTCTTTTATTATCAAAAGTCTTACTTAACTTTTCTTTTATTGCCGCTGCTATAAATCCAAATAGGGCAAGGGGAAATAACCAAATAATTTGGTCTGATAAGCTATTATTAGAGAATAATCTAGCAATACTTGCAACTTCTTGGCCCCCAAAGGTTCCTCCCATTCCTCCTCCATTAGGCTTCTGCATTCCATTATCTCCTGGAGGCATTCCATCGGGACCTTTTCCATCACCATTAGGAGGATTAGCATTCCCTTTTCCTCCATCTTGAGTATTAGGAGGTGCCCCTTGCATTTCTCCATTATCCATTGATGGAGGTTGTCCTTGCATTTGATCATTGTCTATTGATGGTGGCTCTCCTCCGGTTTGGCCATTATCCTTTGATGTTTGCTCCGAATTTTTATTTTTAGTTGCACTAGAAGTCCCATCAGTTTTTTGTTGATTTTTTCCATCCATTCCTCCCGGGGCTCCACCTCCCTGAGTGGACTTACTACCAATACCAAGTCTCTCAAGTCCATTATGTCCTATTATAAGTTCCATAACTGAATTATTAGTACTACTTCCCACATAAGGTCTATTTTCCTCAGGTATTAGATCCACAATAAAAGCCCAGGACAATGAAACTAAAATTAAAATAATTGTACTAGCCATAAGATGAACTATTCTTTTTTTAAAAGATACTGCATTAGAAAGAAGGTAAGTTATATATATAGCTGGTATTATCATATATGCTTGAAGCATTTTTATATTAAATCCGATCCCTACAATTGCTAAACTTATTAAAAGATATTTTAGTTTCCCTTTTTCCGCTGCCTTGGAAAGAACTAAACAAGCTAATAGTAATGTTAAAACAAGTAAATTATCACAAGTGTTATTTCTACTTACGGCTACAAAAACAGGCGTAACTGCAAGACATATTGCAGAAATAAGACCCGCAACAGTTCCAAAGCTTCTTTTAACAATAACATATATTAATCCTACTGATACTACCCCAGCAATAGCTTGAGGTAATATTATACTCCATCCACTAAAACCAAATATCTTAGCAAATATAGCTTGTATCCAAAAACCCAAAGGTGGTTTATCAATACTTACAAAACTAGCTGGATCAAAGGATACAAAGAAAAAATTCTTTAAACTTAAAGTCATACTTTTTACACCTGCGGCATAATATTGATTTGCGTATCCTTCTATACTCAAATTCGCTAAATTCAATATTAAAGATAATATCAAAATTAACGATAACGCTATATTCTCTTTTGTAAACTTTATCTTTTTCATTATTTATATCCCCCACTCAAAATATATGTTAGTTTTCACTTTATCCATTTCTAAAATTAAGTATTTCTTATTTTTTATATGTTTATTTACATGTTATCTTTTATTTACTCTCATATACTTACTTAAACACAATAAATTTATATGCTACAAAATTTGTTGCTTGAGCTATAATTGTAACTATTACTTTTGCTAAATATACATTTATATTAAAATTTTTTGCTAACAAATTCATTACAAAAACTGTTATAATAAGCGAAATTAAGTTAATTATTATAAACTGCATAAGTTCATATAATACCTTCTTACTAACTTTACGTTCTTTAAAAGTCCATTTTTTATTAAATATAAAACTATTCATTATGCCAAAACTATAACCTATGATTTGACTGGTTATATATCCTACTCCAACTAACTCATTAAATACTGTAAACATTAAAAAGTCTATGGTAGTATTTGCAACACCTACCATTGAAAAACGACTTATATGTTTAAATTTGCCATGGAATATATATTGGTTTACTTTAGTCATTAATTTCATATTTTTTATCAACCTTCTCATAATTTATAGTATTATCAATTATATACATAGGTCTATTTTTACTTTCATCAAAAATTCTTCCAATATATTGTCCCATTATGCCAATAGTAAAAAATATCAATCCAAACATAATTAAATTAATTGATAATATCATTCCTAAACTTAATATATCTGTACAGTTTATTACTGCCTTTATAATTTCAGTTATAAATACAATAGTACCTATAGAAAATATTATTCCTCCAACATAACTGGCAACTATAAGTGGTTTATATGAAAAAGATGTTATTCCGTCAAAGGCCAACTTTATCATCTTTTTTAATGGATATTTAGTCTCCCCAGCAAATCTTTCTTGTCTCACGAATTCTACTGCAGTTTGTTTATACCCAACCCAACTTACCAATCCTCTTACGTATCTATTTTTTTCTGGAAGTGATGTTAAAGTATCACATACCTTTCTATCTATAAGCCTAAAATCTCCTGTATCCACTGGAATATCTATATTGGTTATGTTTTTTAACAGTCTATAAAACATCCCAGCAGTAAATTTTTTGAAAAATCCTTCACCTTCTCTTTTAGCCCTTTTTCCATATACTACTTCGTACCCATTTTTCCATTTTTCAATCATCTTAAGAATAACTTCTGGTGGGTCTTGAAGATCCGCATCAATTACCACAATAACCTTACCTCTAGCTACATCCATTCCCGCAGTTATAGCAGCTTGATGTCCAAAATTTCTAGAAAAATTTACAAGTTTTATTTTTTCGTCCTTTTTACATATGTTATCTGCTTTTTCTTTAGTTGAATCTCTACTTCCATCATTTATAAATATAATTTCATAATTTTCCTTTGTAGAATCCATAACTTCCTTTAATCTTCTATAACTTTCATCAATAACAAGCTCTTCATTATATAAAGGAACTATTATGGAATAAACTATTTTACTAATCACATTTATCACCTCATGAAATTGTTATTTTTTTATATCTTTGAACTGAATTCTTAAATCATTTATTAAAATTAAGCTACTCTCAAACTTTCCTTATTTAAGATTGTAACTATAAATTGTTGCATCAGTTTCAAATCATTATGTGAAATTTTTGTGATTTTATATAATTAGAGGATATCTAAAAATAGCCTTAATTTTAATATAGTAAATATAAATAATACATGTAATAAGCATATGAATAAGCTTTAGTAGTTCTTAATTTGACATAATTAAAAATTTTTGTGATTTCTCACAAGACGTGAGGAGCCAGTAGTGAAGGCAAAGAAGGCGCCTCTACTGGGTAAAAAATTTTTAATGGAATCAAATTTAGAACTACTTAGCAAAATGATTGCTTTATGAATGAATTATTTATATTTACGGTTTTAAAATTAAGGCTATTTTTATTTTGAGACATTCTCTAAACTTAATTATTAAAATTTATTGGAAAGTATAAATAATGATTATTTTTACTTTCCAAGGAGCGAGCTATTAATCTATAGGATATTTAATTATAAAACTTACACCATTATCTCTATTTACTGCCTTTATTTCTCCATTATAAAAATCTATAATTTTTTTAGAAATAGCTAAACCTAAGCCGAAATTTCCAGTCCTATCTTTATATAGATTTTCAAAAATGTGCTCTATATTATTTTTATTAATATTAGGTCCATCATTATAAATTTCTAAGACTGCAACAGAATTTTCTTTTTTAAGAGTTATAGCAATTTCTCTTTCTGCATACCTAAGTCCATTATCTAATATATTTTCAATAGCTGCTCGTATTTTTTCAGCATTTCCCTTTATAACAACCTTATCAATATCTAAATTCCATTGAATTTTACTATTAACTATCTCAAATCTACCTATAATATTAAACAATAAATTATGTAGCTCAAATTCTATATTTTCACTATTATTTTCTAAAGTATAGGCAAGAGTATTTAAATACAATAACTGTTTAATCTTTCTCTCAAGAATAACTGCCTCATCTTTTATTATCTCAGCAGTTTCTTCAACTGATTCTATATACATACCATCAATAATAGCTTGAGCATGGGTCATAATTACCATTACTGGAGTCTTCAAATCATGAGATATGCTTTGTAGAAACATTTTTTCTTCTTCATCAATTTTTTTTAATTCTTTTTGCATACGATTCATTGAATTTACTAATCTACCTATCTCATCATCATTTTTAATTTTAATAGGCTCCCTCCAATCCTTATGAGCTATTTTTACAGTATAATCCTCAAGCTCTCTTAAAGGCCTTGAAATATAATTTGCAACTAGTTTAGCAGTGAAAAATCCTATAACAATAAATATAATACCTATAATTATTACTGTATATAACAATACATTATCTTGTATTTCAGGTATATACGATATTAAATAAAGTTTTTCCCCTCCTGCATTTTTAATTGAACTTATTATAAAGATAAATTTCATGTTGTTATGATATTCTTTAAATTGCTTTTGCTGAATATTATTACCTATAATATAACTAGCCATCCACATTTTTATTTCATCACTAGCAGGTCTTGGGGGTGGATTCTTCTTTTCTATTGGTGGTGGTTCCTCTTTTCTTTTACCTATATCTATAATTTTATATTTATCATTCTCATCTATTTTTACAATAAAATGATCACTTCCCTTAAGATTTCTTAATTCATCAAATCTATTTTGTTCATTAAAATTATTGCTGTTTAATGAAACATCATGAGCGACTTTTAAATCCTCTAGCTTTGAATTTTCACTAATTCTCTTAAAGGCAACTAAATATAAAAATGAAATACTACATATTATTATTAAAATTATAGCGGTGAATGTTGTCCATATCCTCATTGTTAATGATTTAAATCTTAATCTCTTCATCATTTAACCACCAATTTATAACCATATCCATATACAGTTTCAAGATCTAACTTATCCATTTTTTTGCGCAATCTCCTAATTGTATCATCAATAACTCTATCAGATCCGAAATAATCCTCTCCCCAAATACTAATTAAAATTTGTTCTCTAGATATAACATTGTTTCTATTCTCTACAAAAAAATTTAATAGTTCAAACTCTTTGTTTGTTAGCTGAATTTCTTTTTCTCCGAAAAAAACAGCTCTTTGTCTTTTACTTATTTTGTACTCTCCAATATTTGTAATTATGTCCATAGAATTATTGCTTTTCCCATAAATTCTTTCCATAAGTTTATTAGTTCTTATTATAAGCTCTCTAGGTAAAAATGGCTTTGATAAATAATCATCACTTCCTAATTCTAATCCCACCACTCTATCCAGTTCCTCATTCCTCGCAGACATAAAAATAACTGGAGTATTTTTATTGTTTTCTTTTACAGCTTTAATTATTTGATATCCATCTATATCAGGTAACATTATATCTAATATCCAAAGATCTGGGACATCTTTTATTCTCTCTATTGCAGAGCTTCCATTAAAAAAAGTAGTTACTTCATACCCTTCACGTTGTAGATACTTTTCTAATAATATATTCAGACTTTTTTCATCTTCAACAAGATAGACTTTTCTTCCCATCTTTATCACCTCAAAATATAATACAGTATCTTAGTTTATCCATTAAACCTTATTTTTAATTTTACAATCACCATTCACTTTACATCTATGACATTACTAATATTTAAAAAATCAATATAAATATTCTATGGTAATATATCCATGATTTAAATCTTAGATAGTTTCTTTTTAAACATAAAGTTTAATACTAAAAACACTTTTCTTCTAATCTAATTTTAAATTTAAAATATCAAGTGATTATGTAATTATTGTGTGAAAATTATGTGATACAATTTCATTGTTCACCATTTCAAATTAGTCTAAGTATAAAAAGAGAATCATCACATTAAAATTCTTACAATTTATGTGATAACTCTCTTAATAATCAAAAATAATTATAAATTTAAAATACGTTTCTCTAATTTATTCTTCTACAAATAACGATACAAATTCAAACTTATTACAATCAACTAATCCTCTATTAGTTAACCTTAATTCTGGTAGACAGGCAAGTGGAATAAGTGCCATTGTCATAAATGGTGAAACTATATCACATCCAATTTCTTTCCATGCACTATCTAGTTTTTCTACCATTTCTGCCATTTCTTCTAAAGGCTTATTACTCATAAGTCCTGCTATTGGTAATGGAACTAAACCTAATACTTTACCATCTTGTACAGCTACCATTCCTCCACCACATTCTATTAATGTATTAGCAGCCAATGCCATATCTTCATCATTTGTTCCTATAACTAATAAGTTGTGAGCATCATGGGCAACTGTTGCAGCCATAGCTCCTCTCTTAATACCAAAACCTTTAACAAAACCATATCCTGCTGTTCCTGTTTCATGGTGTCTTTCAAATACAACTGCTTTTAAAACATCTTTACTTGGATCACATTGAACTTTATCATCTTTAACATTAAGTTCAATATGTCTTTCATATGTACCAACTCTTTCAGGTATAATTTCGATAACTCTTGCAGTAATCTTTTCTTTATTTTCGGCCATAATATTAAAGGAATCTGGTGCTATTTTATCTTTAATATGCATTGAATGCATAGCATCTTCAGGATAATCATATTTAGCTATTGAAGTAGTTAACACTCCATCTTTTGCAACTAAGTTTCCATCTATAATAACCTTTGTTATTTTTACATTTTCTAAATCCTCTATAAGTACAATATCTGCACATTTTCCTGGAGTTATAGAACCTAATTCATGATCCATTTGGAAACACTGTGCACAATTTATTGTTACCATTTGAATTGCAGTTAATGGATCTATACCTTCTTCTATAGCGCGTTTTATAATATGATCTAAGTGTCCATCCTTAAGCAATGTGTGTGGGTGAGTATCGTCAGATATTAGAACAGCAAATCTACTATCTACTTTATTTTCCATAATGGCTTTACTTACTTCCTTTAAGTCATGCCATGCAGAACCTTCTCTAAACATCGCATACATTCCTAGACGCATTTTAGCAAGAGCATCTTCAGCTCTTGTAGATTCATGACAGCATCTTACACCTGATGCAATATATCCATTCAGTCCTTTTCCTGTTTCAGGTAAAGAATAATGTCCTGTTACTGTTTTACTTGCTTTTAAAGTTTCTCCTACTACTCCATGAGCATGATCTGTACAATAAAGTATACCTGGGAAGTTCATCATTTCTCCTAATCCAACTATTTCATCCCACTTCATTGTTTCTCTAACATCTTCTGGTCCTACAGCCGCTCCTGTATCTTCAAAACCTGGAACTGCTGGTACACAGGATGGTGTGGTTACCATATTTTTAAGTGGAGTGCCCTTACCATCTTCAATCATATAGCGTACGCCATTTAATCCAAGTACATTACAAATTTCATGTGGATCCATATATATTCCAACAGTACCATGTGGAACTACTGAACGAGCATATTCGCTTACACTTAGCATTGATGATTCAACATGAATATGACCATCTAAAAAACCTGGTGCAATATATTGTCCTTTTGCATCAATTACCTCTGTTTTTTCCCCTATGCAATGTTTTGCATCACCTACTAAAGCAATTCTTCCACAACTAATTGCTATATCTGTGTTTTCTATTACTTCTCTTGTACAGACATTTATAAGTTTTGAATTTATAATAACCATATCTGCTGGTTCAAAACCCTGTGCTACACTTGATAAAGTTTTACTTACCTCCCAAAGAGGTTTTGTATTAAATTTATTAAACATATCCCCGTCTCCTTTTATATTTTTATAGATTTCTCTTTGTATATTTTTATACATTATATTATATTTTTATAATATATTCCACATTATTTATCCATCGTTTACAATTTTATTCGTATAATACATTACATTTTCTTTAATTCTTTACTATTTGTTCGTAAATACTAACTTAGAAAATATATATTTTAGTATACTTCAAGGCATTAGGGATAATATATAAATAAATTATTGAACCAGTCTTCTAAACTGTTTATTAATTATCTTGATATTCTTCCAATTCCATTACTTATAAAATTTTCTACCTCTTCGATATTTACTAAATTTGCATCTCCATGTATACTATGTTTTAAAACTGAACATGCTGTAGCAAATTCACAGGTATATTGAGGAGACTTTTTATTTATAATACTATAAATTACTCCTGCTGTTAGGGCATCCCCTGCTCCTATTCTATCTATAATATCATCAAAAGTATGTTTCTTAGATGAATATAACTTATTATTTGTATAATAATTACATTGTAAGCTATTTGCACTTACTGATTTAATCTCTCTAGTTGAAGAAAAAATGTGTTTTATATTAGGATAAGCTTTTGTAATCTCATTATAATAGTAGTTTAACTTTTCATCTTTATCTTCTAAATCATAGCTCATATCTAATATATTTTCTGCATCCAATATTCCAGCAGAAAATATATTAATATAAGGCAATATTTCTTTTGTTGCTTTTTTTGCTTCTTCTAAAGTCCACATTTTAGCTCTATAATTAGAATCATAGCTTACCAAAATATTATTATTCTTACAATACTTTAATATTTTTAATGTTAACTTTCTTACGCCCTCTGAAATAGCTAATGTAATTCCTGAGAAATGAAATATATCTGCATCCTTTAATGCTTCTTTTATATTGATATCCTCGCCCGTAATAGATCCAAAAGCTGAATTATCCCTATCATAAATAATCTTTGAAGATCTATTTCCACTACCTACCTCCACAAAATATATAGGAGTTCTTTTATTTTCTCTTTTAATA contains:
- a CDS encoding sensor histidine kinase — its product is MMKRLRFKSLTMRIWTTFTAIILIIICSISFLYLVAFKRISENSKLEDLKVAHDVSLNSNNFNEQNRFDELRNLKGSDHFIVKIDENDKYKIIDIGKRKEEPPPIEKKNPPPRPASDEIKMWMASYIIGNNIQQKQFKEYHNNMKFIFIISSIKNAGGEKLYLISYIPEIQDNVLLYTVIIIGIIFIVIGFFTAKLVANYISRPLRELEDYTVKIAHKDWREPIKIKNDDEIGRLVNSMNRMQKELKKIDEEEKMFLQSISHDLKTPVMVIMTHAQAIIDGMYIESVEETAEIIKDEAVILERKIKQLLYLNTLAYTLENNSENIEFELHNLLFNIIGRFEIVNSKIQWNLDIDKVVIKGNAEKIRAAIENILDNGLRYAEREIAITLKKENSVAVLEIYNDGPNINKNNIEHIFENLYKDRTGNFGLGLAISKKIIDFYNGEIKAVNRDNGVSFIIKYPID
- the ade gene encoding adenine deaminase, translated to MFNKFNTKPLWEVSKTLSSVAQGFEPADMVIINSKLINVCTREVIENTDIAISCGRIALVGDAKHCIGEKTEVIDAKGQYIAPGFLDGHIHVESSMLSVSEYARSVVPHGTVGIYMDPHEICNVLGLNGVRYMIEDGKGTPLKNMVTTPSCVPAVPGFEDTGAAVGPEDVRETMKWDEIVGLGEMMNFPGILYCTDHAHGVVGETLKASKTVTGHYSLPETGKGLNGYIASGVRCCHESTRAEDALAKMRLGMYAMFREGSAWHDLKEVSKAIMENKVDSRFAVLISDDTHPHTLLKDGHLDHIIKRAIEEGIDPLTAIQMVTINCAQCFQMDHELGSITPGKCADIVLIEDLENVKITKVIIDGNLVAKDGVLTTSIAKYDYPEDAMHSMHIKDKIAPDSFNIMAENKEKITARVIEIIPERVGTYERHIELNVKDDKVQCDPSKDVLKAVVFERHHETGTAGYGFVKGFGIKRGAMAATVAHDAHNLLVIGTNDEDMALAANTLIECGGGMVAVQDGKVLGLVPLPIAGLMSNKPLEEMAEMVEKLDSAWKEIGCDIVSPFMTMALIPLACLPELRLTNRGLVDCNKFEFVSLFVEE
- a CDS encoding GtrA family protein, translated to MKLMTKVNQYIFHGKFKHISRFSMVGVANTTIDFLMFTVFNELVGVGYITSQIIGYSFGIMNSFIFNKKWTFKERKVSKKVLYELMQFIIINLISLIITVFVMNLLAKNFNINVYLAKVIVTIIAQATNFVAYKFIVFK
- a CDS encoding response regulator transcription factor, encoding MGRKVYLVEDEKSLNILLEKYLQREGYEVTTFFNGSSAIERIKDVPDLWILDIMLPDIDGYQIIKAVKENNKNTPVIFMSARNEELDRVVGLELGSDDYLSKPFLPRELIIRTNKLMERIYGKSNNSMDIITNIGEYKISKRQRAVFFGEKEIQLTNKEFELLNFFVENRNNVISREQILISIWGEDYFGSDRVIDDTIRRLRKKMDKLDLETVYGYGYKLVVK
- a CDS encoding sugar kinase, producing the protein MKVVGFGEILLRLSTKKGMLFLNSKEFDANYGGGEANVLISLSRFGIETRMITKVSNDQIGEGIISYLKEKSVETSFIKRENKRTPIYFVEVGSGNRSSKIIYDRDNSAFGSITGEDINIKEALKDADIFHFSGITLAISEGVRKLTLKILKYCKNNNILVSYDSNYRAKMWTLEEAKKATKEILPYINIFSAGILDAENILDMSYDLEDKDEKLNYYYNEITKAYPNIKHIFSSTREIKSVSANSLQCNYYTNNKLYSSKKHTFDDIIDRIGAGDALTAGVIYSIINKKSPQYTCEFATACSVLKHSIHGDANLVNIEEVENFISNGIGRISR
- a CDS encoding glycosyltransferase family 2 protein, translating into MISKIVYSIIVPLYNEELVIDESYRRLKEVMDSTKENYEIIFINDGSRDSTKEKADNICKKDEKIKLVNFSRNFGHQAAITAGMDVARGKVIVVIDADLQDPPEVILKMIEKWKNGYEVVYGKRAKREGEGFFKKFTAGMFYRLLKNITNIDIPVDTGDFRLIDRKVCDTLTSLPEKNRYVRGLVSWVGYKQTAVEFVRQERFAGETKYPLKKMIKLAFDGITSFSYKPLIVASYVGGIIFSIGTIVFITEIIKAVINCTDILSLGMILSINLIMFGLIFFTIGIMGQYIGRIFDESKNRPMYIIDNTINYEKVDKKYEIND
- a CDS encoding ArnT family glycosyltransferase; its protein translation is MKKIKFTKENIALSLILILSLILNLANLSIEGYANQYYAAGVKSMTLSLKNFFFVSFDPASFVSIDKPPLGFWIQAIFAKIFGFSGWSIILPQAIAGVVSVGLIYVIVKRSFGTVAGLISAICLAVTPVFVAVSRNNTCDNLLVLTLLLACLVLSKAAEKGKLKYLLISLAIVGIGFNIKMLQAYMIIPAIYITYLLSNAVSFKKRIVHLMASTIILILVSLSWAFIVDLIPEENRPYVGSSTNNSVMELIIGHNGLERLGIGSKSTQGGGAPGGMDGKNQQKTDGTSSATKNKNSEQTSKDNGQTGGEPPSIDNDQMQGQPPSMDNGEMQGAPPNTQDGGKGNANPPNGDGKGPDGMPPGDNGMQKPNGGGMGGTFGGQEVASIARLFSNNSLSDQIIWLFPLALFGFIAAAIKEKLSKTFDNKRKLSLVLWSMWLLPEFIYFSFTKGLFHPYYLTMLAPPIAALAGIGIVSMWELYNEEGWKSWILPVALIADGLTQILILSYYYNISNTAKILTTIVAVLCIVSSIILAIVNLRKNKKDILKFKNIKFKKSLVTIALMGLLITPLVCSATTIFYPVSGTFPSAGLSLITNKQKDGFNMDNSNSGNTKLIEFLKSHKTNEKYLLVTSSTNGYASDIIINTGESVMALGGFFGTDKVITLDGFKKLVNNGEIRYVMVGGMGGNSSSDIMNWVKENGKVVSESEWKNSNEVNSERLKKGNNNKENSNSNVGQSPPEEKGSSEQLYDLKNYTDTTTKK